The Xenorhabdus doucetiae genome has a window encoding:
- a CDS encoding MFS transporter, with translation MATRISFFIAGFSIASWAPLIPLVKERLGLDDGSMGLLILVFGIGSFIMMPIAGMLATRFGCRKVFTLFALLAVLILPGLSVLSTPLTLACALFVFGMGIGATDVVINIHAVNIEKRVHQPIMSGFHALFSLGGIAGAGTVSLLLFLGISPLHVTIAVGVFVILLLLPTWNGMLDDSEAEDTPFFALPRGIVILIGTLCFVVYLMEGSMLDWSGILLSSVHNMSTHQAGFGYTLFAITMTAGRFLGDKIIAACGYRRVFLGSAILATAGFVLIYLASGPVQLGISFLMIGAGLSNLAPMFFTASGQQKVMPDALAVSAVSTMGYSGILLGPAIIGGLAHQVTLHGAFACIALISLSLLAGYGLINPTRK, from the coding sequence ATGGCAACGCGAATTTCGTTTTTTATTGCGGGATTCAGTATTGCGAGTTGGGCGCCGTTGATCCCATTGGTGAAGGAACGACTTGGGCTGGATGATGGCTCAATGGGGTTGCTGATACTGGTGTTTGGTATTGGCTCTTTCATTATGATGCCAATCGCGGGCATGTTGGCGACCCGCTTTGGCTGCCGGAAGGTTTTTACCCTTTTTGCTCTGTTAGCTGTTTTGATATTACCGGGGCTAAGTGTGCTCTCGACGCCACTGACACTGGCGTGTGCCTTGTTTGTGTTCGGTATGGGCATTGGGGCGACAGACGTGGTGATCAATATCCATGCGGTCAATATTGAGAAAAGAGTCCATCAGCCGATTATGTCGGGCTTTCACGCCTTGTTCAGTTTAGGGGGCATTGCGGGGGCCGGCACGGTCAGCTTATTGTTGTTTTTGGGGATCTCACCGTTACACGTTACCATCGCCGTCGGGGTCTTCGTTATTCTGCTATTATTGCCAACGTGGAATGGCATGTTGGATGACTCTGAAGCCGAGGACACGCCATTTTTTGCTTTGCCTCGCGGGATTGTTATCCTGATTGGCACGCTCTGTTTTGTTGTTTACCTAATGGAAGGCTCCATGCTGGATTGGAGCGGGATCTTGTTAAGTAGTGTGCATAACATGAGCACGCATCAGGCGGGTTTTGGCTATACGCTTTTTGCCATTACCATGACGGCGGGGCGGTTTTTGGGCGATAAGATCATTGCTGCTTGTGGATATCGGCGCGTGTTTTTGGGTAGCGCGATTTTGGCGACGGCGGGTTTTGTTCTGATCTATCTGGCATCCGGCCCGGTTCAGTTGGGAATTTCTTTCCTGATGATCGGGGCGGGGTTATCCAATTTGGCACCGATGTTTTTCACTGCGTCAGGCCAGCAGAAAGTGATGCCCGATGCGCTAGCCGTTTCTGCCGTTTCTACGATGGGATATTCAGGGATTTTGCTTGGGCCGGCCATTATTGGCGGTTTGGCACATCAGGTAACACTGCATGGTGCTTTTGCCTGTATTGCCTTGATTTCCCTTTCATTATTAGCGGGATATGGTTTGATTAATCCTACCAGAAAATAA
- a CDS encoding HAD family hydrolase has protein sequence MNRCHVIFDIDGVIVDSEQLHFDVLLDVLGELGERAPAKISDIQPQQLIGLSLAETLDEVGLPPSMQQEVTEKIIARYQEKLSAHYLRPGITGLIAALQQNGINFGFVSTAPRDVCLANLSLLGLHAPPALISGDDVERTKPFPDPYLAMLKLKEMDVQQTLVIEDTDLGIAAAKQAGIPWVYAWPHALSVAEQYGQASRIIARLTDIPQFSGINIV, from the coding sequence ATGAACAGATGCCATGTTATTTTTGATATCGACGGCGTTATTGTCGATAGTGAGCAACTGCATTTTGACGTATTGCTTGATGTATTAGGTGAGTTGGGAGAGCGGGCACCAGCTAAAATAAGTGATATCCAACCTCAGCAATTGATTGGGCTAAGTTTGGCGGAAACGTTGGATGAGGTTGGCCTTCCTCCCTCAATGCAGCAAGAGGTTACCGAAAAAATTATTGCCCGTTATCAGGAAAAATTGTCCGCACATTACTTGCGTCCGGGCATTACCGGCCTGATTGCGGCCCTGCAACAAAATGGAATTAATTTTGGGTTTGTGTCCACCGCGCCGCGTGATGTGTGTTTGGCAAATCTGAGTTTATTGGGTCTCCATGCACCTCCTGCCTTGATTTCTGGCGATGATGTGGAGAGAACGAAACCGTTCCCTGATCCGTATTTGGCGATGCTGAAATTGAAGGAGATGGATGTTCAGCAAACGTTGGTGATTGAAGATACTGATTTGGGGATCGCGGCAGCAAAACAGGCAGGTATTCCGTGGGTATATGCTTGGCCTCATGCTTTGTCGGTGGCAGAGCAGTATGGGCAGGCTTCCCGGATTATTGCGAGGTTAACCGATATTCCCCAGTTTTCGGGGATCAATATAGTGTGA
- a CDS encoding zinc-dependent alcohol dehydrogenase encodes MLALKYHQTWDVEIQQVEALSCIEPDDVVVDIAVCGICGTDVGIITGAYPVAIPGTTLGHETTGVVSQVGSGMTQFQVGDRVVVNPTYFCGHCRMCQTGSPNHCERKLGTEAGVSYDGAFAGQYLAKENLLIRLDDHVSMEEASLTEPLSCTLTGVDKLGITHTNIRAAVAGAGPMGMLYIWALYERGVKAFMVEKNENRIQFARNNLPPECPLYSDFDEALIQEYGNPSARIDLCVDTTGQLTEYIFDHLAPGGKLLNVALKDKHANLDIMKIADKSLSVIGSIDSLNNSFERAYAMIRDGVIPVKRFISQIFDFKDYQQAFLTVGCDIASKTQVPLTTPNCKVLIRISDLK; translated from the coding sequence ATGCTAGCACTTAAATATCATCAAACCTGGGATGTTGAAATTCAGCAGGTTGAAGCCTTGTCTTGTATTGAGCCTGACGATGTTGTTGTTGATATTGCCGTGTGTGGGATTTGTGGCACGGATGTGGGCATTATCACGGGGGCTTACCCTGTCGCAATTCCCGGCACCACGTTGGGTCATGAAACCACGGGCGTAGTATCTCAAGTTGGCAGCGGAATGACGCAGTTTCAGGTGGGCGATCGTGTGGTTGTCAACCCGACTTACTTTTGTGGCCATTGCCGGATGTGCCAGACGGGAAGTCCCAACCATTGTGAGAGAAAATTGGGAACGGAAGCCGGCGTTTCCTATGATGGCGCGTTTGCAGGTCAATATTTGGCAAAAGAAAATTTGCTTATCAGGCTGGATGATCATGTCAGTATGGAGGAAGCCTCGCTGACTGAACCACTCAGTTGCACTTTAACCGGGGTGGATAAGCTGGGGATCACGCATACTAATATTCGTGCGGCAGTGGCAGGAGCCGGCCCGATGGGGATGTTGTACATTTGGGCGTTGTATGAGCGGGGCGTGAAAGCCTTTATGGTCGAGAAGAATGAGAACCGGATTCAGTTTGCAAGAAATAATTTGCCACCTGAATGCCCGTTATATTCTGACTTTGATGAAGCACTGATTCAGGAATACGGCAATCCCTCGGCTCGGATTGATTTGTGCGTGGATACGACAGGGCAGTTGACTGAATATATTTTTGACCATCTGGCACCGGGTGGGAAGTTGCTGAATGTTGCCCTGAAAGACAAACATGCCAATTTGGATATCATGAAAATTGCCGATAAAAGTCTTTCGGTGATAGGTTCCATCGATTCGCTGAATAACAGTTTTGAACGTGCCTACGCCATGATCCGCGATGGCGTTATTCCGGTGAAACGTTTTATCAGCCAGATCTTTGATTTCAAGGATTATCAACAGGCTTTTCTGACGGTCGGTTGTGATATTGCATCGAAAACCCAAGTTCCTCTCACGACACCAAACTGTAAGGTATTGATTCGTATTTCTGACCTAAAATAA
- a CDS encoding class-III pyridoxal-phosphate-dependent aminotransferase: MEDRNDLESMLSRFIGHGPYLIIDGEKYIDAASGTFNLPLGYTNDRIAEKLKQQIDRCTHLSSAYTREMSQYILRKLVKYTPEGVDRIWLRDVSGSGAVECAIRIAQKATGRSGVISLFLAHHGQSLATAQISGNAFRIKDFHINIDGSIKIPTPASVLSGQPQPSEEQFVDLEQFIQLGSNDNFACLIIEPIQGNGGNTVFPVAFYRKIREICRQHGIIIIADEVQTGFGRTGTFFASTGYAKELEPDIIVFAKGAGGMGIPTGGVLMRHSLDILESFEHSSTSGANPLSLVALNEIIDIIEDDHVLENVQQNEAYLREGLLKLQRQYPEITGVRGVGYMYGFDTPTPDFAAQVIATANRHHLIVRGSRYGKGRAVKVRPPLICTQEHLAEILHKLDLTFSELTTVAQARKEAVSC, from the coding sequence ATGGAAGATAGAAACGATCTTGAAAGCATGCTTTCCCGCTTTATTGGTCATGGCCCTTATTTGATTATTGATGGTGAAAAGTATATTGACGCGGCATCAGGCACGTTTAATTTACCGCTCGGCTATACCAATGATCGGATAGCAGAAAAACTCAAACAACAGATTGATAGATGTACCCATTTGAGTTCGGCTTATACACGGGAAATGTCACAATATATTTTGCGTAAATTAGTTAAATATACCCCTGAAGGTGTCGATCGTATCTGGCTGCGCGATGTTTCTGGATCGGGGGCGGTTGAATGTGCTATCCGCATAGCGCAAAAAGCGACAGGGCGCTCAGGCGTGATTTCGCTTTTTCTTGCCCATCATGGACAATCTCTTGCAACCGCTCAGATTTCGGGTAACGCATTCAGAATTAAAGACTTCCATATCAATATTGATGGATCGATAAAAATTCCTACGCCAGCCAGCGTCCTGTCAGGGCAACCACAACCGAGTGAGGAGCAGTTTGTCGATCTGGAGCAGTTTATTCAATTAGGATCGAATGACAATTTTGCATGTCTGATTATTGAACCGATTCAGGGGAATGGCGGAAACACCGTTTTCCCGGTGGCTTTTTACCGCAAGATCAGGGAAATTTGCCGCCAGCATGGCATTATCATTATTGCGGATGAAGTCCAAACCGGTTTTGGCCGTACAGGAACATTCTTCGCATCAACGGGTTATGCCAAAGAACTGGAACCAGATATTATCGTCTTCGCCAAAGGAGCGGGTGGTATGGGCATTCCCACGGGTGGGGTATTAATGCGTCATTCACTGGATATATTGGAATCATTCGAACACTCCAGTACCTCTGGTGCCAATCCGCTCTCACTGGTCGCCCTCAACGAAATCATCGATATTATTGAAGATGATCACGTTTTAGAAAATGTGCAACAAAATGAAGCCTACTTGCGCGAGGGTTTGCTGAAATTACAGCGTCAATATCCAGAGATCACCGGAGTGAGAGGGGTGGGGTATATGTATGGTTTTGACACCCCGACCCCAGATTTTGCCGCACAGGTGATTGCGACTGCCAACCGCCATCACTTGATCGTGCGTGGTTCCCGCTATGGTAAAGGAAGGGCAGTTAAAGTTCGTCCGCCGCTGATTTGTACCCAGGAACATTTGGCAGAAATCCTGCATAAACTGGATCTGACTTTCTCAGAATTAACAACGGTCGCACAGGCGCGCAAGGAGGCGGTATCATGCTAG
- a CDS encoding DUF1349 domain-containing protein: MNLQQCHWLNEPASWRCQGDELHVTTDSKTDFWRDTWYGFQRHSGHVFGGYVDDFELEDGFTFQFCIEGQFERLYDQAGVMLLVDEQHWLKAGIEHSDGQATIGSVLTNGGSDWAMGLFPGNPDKFWLRLTYSDGAIRLQYSTDGVTWPLLRLSPFTIGHHQRIFVGAMCCSPEREGLQVRFSDFRLTSSLKKHLHDLS, translated from the coding sequence ATGAACTTGCAGCAATGTCATTGGTTGAATGAGCCTGCTTCATGGCGGTGTCAAGGGGATGAGCTTCATGTCACGACGGACAGTAAAACCGATTTCTGGCGTGATACATGGTATGGGTTTCAGCGTCATAGTGGTCATGTATTTGGTGGCTATGTTGATGATTTTGAACTTGAAGACGGTTTTACCTTCCAGTTTTGTATCGAAGGCCAGTTTGAACGGTTATATGATCAGGCGGGTGTGATGTTATTGGTGGATGAGCAACATTGGTTAAAAGCCGGCATTGAACATTCTGATGGGCAGGCCACTATCGGCAGTGTATTGACTAATGGGGGTTCTGACTGGGCGATGGGACTTTTCCCCGGTAATCCCGATAAGTTTTGGCTCCGGTTGACCTACAGTGACGGGGCGATCAGGTTGCAGTATTCCACCGATGGCGTGACGTGGCCGTTACTGAGATTGTCCCCGTTTACGATTGGTCATCATCAGCGTATCTTTGTCGGAGCGATGTGCTGCTCACCAGAGCGAGAAGGGTTACAGGTGAGGTTTTCAGATTTCAGACTAACGTCATCATTGAAAAAACACCTGCATGATTTGAGTTAG
- the thiH gene encoding 2-iminoacetate synthase ThiH: MTNTTPNRTFRQRWQQLDWDDITLRINSKTSQDIEHALNRDRLTLDDFMALLSPAALPYLEPLAQRAHQLTRQRFGNTVGFFIPLYLSNLCANDCTYCGFSMSNHIKRKTLNEQEIEAECLALKKRGFEHILLVTGEHQNKVGMDYFRRCLPLIHRHFSSVSMEVQPLAQEEYAELKTLGLDGVMVYQETYHQPSYQLHHLKGKKQDFHWRLETPERLGRAGIDKIGLGALIGLSHHWRTDCYMVAEHLFFLQKQFWKSRYSISFPRLRPCAGGIEPASLMNEAELVQLICAFRLLAPDVELSLSTRESPFFRDHVVPLAINNISAGSKTQPGGYADGHHELEQFVPHDNRPVFQVAEALIKSGLQPVWKDWDHYLGR; encoded by the coding sequence ATGACAAACACGACACCAAACCGCACATTTCGCCAGCGCTGGCAACAACTGGATTGGGATGACATCACACTGCGCATCAACAGCAAGACATCACAGGACATTGAACACGCACTCAACCGCGATCGCTTGACGCTGGATGACTTTATGGCCCTGCTCTCCCCTGCTGCACTGCCTTATCTTGAGCCACTCGCCCAACGTGCACACCAGCTCACTCGCCAGCGTTTTGGCAATACGGTGGGATTTTTTATCCCACTCTACCTTTCCAATCTGTGTGCCAACGATTGTACTTATTGTGGTTTCTCCATGAGTAATCACATTAAGCGCAAGACGCTCAATGAACAGGAGATTGAAGCCGAATGTCTCGCGCTGAAAAAACGGGGGTTTGAGCATATTTTGCTGGTCACCGGGGAACACCAAAACAAAGTCGGCATGGACTATTTTCGTCGCTGTCTTCCCCTGATCCACCGCCATTTCAGTTCGGTTTCAATGGAAGTCCAGCCACTGGCGCAAGAAGAATACGCTGAACTGAAAACACTGGGATTGGATGGTGTGATGGTCTATCAGGAAACCTACCATCAACCCAGTTATCAACTGCATCATTTGAAAGGCAAAAAGCAGGATTTCCACTGGCGGCTGGAAACACCGGAGCGCCTTGGGCGAGCGGGCATTGACAAGATTGGGCTAGGCGCTTTAATTGGGCTGTCCCACCATTGGCGCACCGATTGTTATATGGTGGCTGAACACCTCTTTTTCCTGCAAAAACAGTTCTGGAAGAGTCGTTACTCCATCTCTTTTCCGCGCCTGCGCCCCTGTGCCGGCGGTATAGAACCGGCTTCTTTAATGAATGAAGCCGAACTGGTACAACTGATTTGTGCATTCCGCCTGCTGGCACCGGATGTCGAGCTTTCCCTTTCCACCCGTGAATCCCCGTTCTTCCGTGATCACGTTGTCCCGCTCGCTATCAACAACATCAGTGCCGGTTCAAAAACCCAACCCGGCGGTTATGCGGATGGACATCACGAGCTGGAACAATTCGTGCCCCACGATAATCGCCCGGTTTTTCAGGTCGCCGAAGCCCTAATCAAATCCGGCTTGCAACCCGTCTGGAAGGATTGGGATCACTATTTGGGTCGATAG
- the nudI gene encoding nucleoside triphosphatase NudI, producing the protein MRQRMIVCPIIQNNGEYLLCKMASDRGVFPGQWALSGGGMEPGETMEEALRREIREELGEALEITEVKPWAFRDDVRVKTYSDGTTEEIYMIYLIFDCLSANRDITFNEEFQEIAWVSSEAMKDMDLNEATRVTFTKKGVI; encoded by the coding sequence ATGCGTCAGAGAATGATTGTTTGTCCCATCATTCAAAATAATGGGGAATACCTGCTTTGTAAAATGGCTTCTGATCGCGGTGTATTTCCGGGTCAGTGGGCGCTGTCCGGCGGAGGAATGGAACCCGGCGAAACGATGGAAGAGGCACTGAGACGAGAGATCAGGGAAGAACTGGGTGAAGCCCTGGAAATAACAGAGGTGAAACCTTGGGCTTTTCGTGATGATGTCCGGGTTAAAACGTATTCGGATGGCACCACCGAAGAAATTTACATGATTTACCTCATCTTTGATTGTCTCAGTGCTAACCGAGACATTACGTTCAACGAGGAATTTCAGGAAATTGCTTGGGTGTCATCTGAAGCCATGAAAGACATGGATTTGAATGAAGCGACACGGGTTACCTTTACCAAGAAAGGGGTAATCTGA
- the hxpB gene encoding hexitol phosphatase HxpB translates to MMKAVIFDMDGVLIDSEPLWKKSGMLILNHYGVPITYDEMLKMIGIPVSGMIDRACQLYNKNDLDKSKIEKDFFNKGVELILTEKPLMDGVVECLELLVKKDIKIGIASASPLPFLLKIVEQCGIADYFDYISSAADMPYNKPHPMVYLNAAEKLNVSPKECLGIEDSKIGMISVKAASMKCVVIPNKIEYDYSYWDASDWKIKKLQELENII, encoded by the coding sequence ATGATGAAAGCAGTTATTTTCGATATGGATGGTGTATTGATAGACTCTGAACCATTATGGAAAAAATCAGGCATGCTAATTTTAAATCATTATGGTGTTCCCATCACTTATGATGAAATGCTTAAAATGATAGGGATACCTGTATCAGGCATGATAGATAGAGCATGTCAACTTTATAATAAAAATGACTTAGATAAATCTAAAATTGAAAAAGATTTTTTCAATAAAGGGGTTGAATTAATTCTTACAGAAAAACCACTGATGGATGGTGTGGTTGAATGTTTAGAACTATTAGTCAAGAAAGATATTAAAATTGGAATTGCCTCTGCTTCGCCATTACCCTTTTTATTAAAAATAGTCGAACAATGTGGTATCGCTGATTATTTTGACTATATATCTTCAGCAGCAGATATGCCATATAATAAACCACACCCAATGGTTTATCTCAATGCCGCTGAAAAACTAAATGTTTCACCTAAAGAATGCCTAGGAATAGAAGATTCCAAAATCGGCATGATTTCAGTTAAAGCCGCTTCGATGAAATGCGTAGTTATACCGAATAAGATTGAATATGATTATTCCTATTGGGATGCTTCTGACTGGAAAATAAAAAAACTACAGGAATTGGAAAATATAATTTAA
- a CDS encoding thiazole synthase — protein sequence MLKIADVTFQSRLFTGTGKFAHAGLMIDAIRASGSQLVTMAMKRLDLHGHDDGILAPLQQLGVKLLPNTSGAKTAEEAIFAAHLAREALGTNWIKLEIHPDVKYLLPDPVETLKGAEQLVKEGFIVLPYCGADPVLCRRLEEVGCAAVMPLGAPIGSNKGLLTRDFLQIIIEQANVPVVVDAGIGAPSHALAAIEMGADAVLVNTAIAVARNPVKMAQAFKTAIEAGELSHQAGVASPKSYAEASSPLTDFLGVL from the coding sequence ATGTTGAAAATTGCAGATGTTACCTTCCAATCCCGCCTGTTTACAGGAACAGGCAAATTTGCCCATGCCGGATTAATGATTGATGCGATCCGCGCTTCCGGCAGCCAACTGGTCACCATGGCAATGAAACGCCTCGATCTTCACGGCCATGACGATGGGATTCTCGCCCCCCTGCAACAGTTGGGCGTCAAACTACTGCCCAATACGTCCGGGGCCAAAACCGCAGAGGAAGCCATCTTCGCCGCTCACCTCGCACGGGAAGCGTTAGGGACGAACTGGATTAAGTTAGAGATCCATCCCGATGTCAAATACCTGCTGCCCGATCCCGTTGAGACATTGAAGGGCGCAGAACAACTGGTCAAAGAGGGATTTATTGTTCTGCCCTATTGTGGCGCTGATCCTGTCCTGTGCCGCCGGTTGGAAGAGGTCGGCTGTGCTGCGGTGATGCCATTGGGGGCGCCCATCGGCTCCAATAAGGGGTTACTGACACGTGATTTTCTGCAAATCATCATCGAGCAAGCCAACGTGCCCGTGGTAGTGGATGCCGGGATCGGCGCACCCAGCCATGCGCTGGCAGCCATCGAAATGGGTGCGGATGCGGTGCTGGTCAATACCGCCATCGCCGTTGCCCGCAATCCGGTGAAAATGGCTCAGGCATTCAAAACCGCCATTGAAGCCGGCGAACTTTCCCATCAAGCGGGCGTGGCAAGCCCCAAATCCTATGCTGAGGCGTCCAGCCCGCTGACCGATTTTCTGGGGGTGCTATGA
- the thiS gene encoding sulfur carrier protein ThiS, translating into MNIIVNDQPMALSAPMTVQQWLEHIEHTQSGTALAINQTIIPRSEWHTHQINDGDTILLFQAIAGG; encoded by the coding sequence ATGAACATTATCGTCAACGATCAACCCATGGCATTGAGTGCGCCCATGACCGTGCAACAATGGCTGGAACACATAGAACACACTCAGTCAGGCACGGCTTTGGCTATTAATCAAACCATTATCCCGCGCTCAGAGTGGCATACCCATCAGATTAATGACGGGGATACGATTTTGCTGTTTCAGGCGATTGCAGGAGGTTAA
- a CDS encoding IS630 family transposase encodes MPIITSIPRNERRQMKKAIQKTRDKNYARRLTALLMLHEGSTVSHVSRTLHCSRSSVNRWVNWLTLYGLEGLKSLPAGRPAIWNLAPLLSVISFLLQHSPQHLGYLRSRWSLELITLKINEILNISLSQSTLYRYFCRAGIVWRRAAPTLKLPDPEYDEKMAKISEALSNASGKHPVLYEDEVDINLNPKIGADWCFKGQQKRVVTPGKNQKHYLAGCLNAKTKEITYVGGLRKNSDLFIKLLDEINHQYTSAKTITLILDNYCIHKSRKVRVWLAKNPQFNLLFLPSYSPWLNKIERLWQSLHETVTRNHCCQFMWQLLHHVKIFMETASLQQQKPGMRKMGVSQL; translated from the coding sequence ATGCCAATCATAACATCAATACCCCGAAATGAACGACGTCAAATGAAAAAAGCTATCCAGAAAACCCGGGATAAGAACTATGCACGTCGCCTCACCGCGCTCTTGATGTTGCATGAAGGGAGTACGGTTTCTCACGTTTCCAGAACGCTTCACTGTTCACGTTCTTCAGTTAATCGTTGGGTAAATTGGTTAACATTATACGGGTTGGAAGGGCTTAAAAGCCTCCCTGCGGGAAGGCCTGCCATCTGGAATTTAGCCCCGCTTCTCTCCGTCATTTCTTTCTTATTACAGCACTCTCCACAACATCTTGGCTATCTCCGTTCACGATGGAGCCTTGAACTGATTACACTTAAAATCAATGAGATACTGAATATATCGCTCTCTCAAAGTACACTCTATCGCTACTTTTGTCGGGCGGGCATCGTTTGGCGAAGGGCGGCGCCAACCTTAAAATTACCTGACCCTGAGTATGATGAAAAAATGGCCAAAATCAGCGAGGCGTTATCCAATGCCTCAGGGAAACATCCTGTCTTATATGAGGATGAAGTGGACATCAACCTTAACCCGAAAATCGGTGCAGACTGGTGCTTCAAAGGACAGCAAAAGCGTGTTGTTACCCCCGGAAAGAACCAAAAACACTACCTTGCGGGTTGCCTCAATGCGAAAACGAAAGAAATCACGTATGTCGGTGGCTTGAGAAAGAACTCAGATTTATTTATCAAATTGTTAGATGAAATTAATCATCAATATACCAGTGCCAAGACAATCACGTTAATTTTAGATAACTATTGCATTCATAAGAGCCGGAAGGTCAGGGTTTGGCTGGCAAAAAATCCCCAATTTAACCTTCTCTTTTTACCGTCCTATTCCCCGTGGTTGAATAAAATTGAACGTCTATGGCAATCCTTGCATGAAACCGTGACACGAAACCACTGCTGCCAATTTATGTGGCAGTTGCTTCACCATGTCAAAATCTTCATGGAAACCGCTTCCTTACAACAGCAGAAACCGGGGATGAGAAAAATGGGTGTATCACAATTATGA